One region of Hydrogenobaculum sp. Y04AAS1 genomic DNA includes:
- a CDS encoding STAS-like domain-containing protein, whose protein sequence is MKSDVETTEQEIRNDEIHDTAVIKLKELFPELDSLTARETGVIVRKMMEELLEKNVKIILDFEGVELITQGFGDEIVGVFVRKNGVDFIKQNIKLINAKDFIRGTLNWVISYSKKMAQSTSSS, encoded by the coding sequence ATGAAGAGTGATGTTGAGACTACAGAGCAAGAGATTAGAAATGATGAAATACATGATACGGCTGTTATAAAACTTAAAGAGTTATTTCCTGAACTGGACTCTTTGACTGCAAGAGAAACCGGAGTTATAGTAAGGAAAATGATGGAAGAGCTCTTAGAAAAAAATGTGAAAATTATTTTGGATTTTGAGGGCGTTGAACTTATTACACAAGGGTTTGGGGACGAAATAGTAGGGGTATTCGTTAGAAAAAATGGGGTAGATTTCATAAAACAAAATATTAAACTTATAAACGCCAAAGATTTTATCCGTGGTACCCTAAATTGGGTGATATCTTACAGTAAGAAAATGGCTCAAAGCACTTCTTCATCCTGA